The genomic window ttgagtgcccgggggccactgttcacggccccgagcactctctttccgGCACCTAGTCTtttcgggtcatcggggaactcgggtactcgaggaccactgttcatggccccgaggaccctctcccgggacttagtcttctcgtacctcgcgagATGATCCCccgggagggtgccacgtggcaaactgctgatctggcctcgagactcggggacccctggttcttgtgtcaccgacagacgtggagacccttatattggtgactcaagctccgaagtgaagacgacgataagtaaccagaagagaggctagtggtgagaacttgttttggtggcttggtggctcatccgtcTTGAATCCTTGCCtgagtggcttggtggctcaagaggcGTGACGTAAGAGTCCTAGCAACCGAGAGCATATTCTtaatggagctccaacgtggattagaggtgatattcatgccatcggtaccacaggataaaaatcttttgtgccaaatttgctctctctacttatttacattttcgtatttacatacatGCAATTTACTTTTCTAGAggaggttgcaaaccttttaaACGGTAGGGTacacgctagataaacctagatcatatttagatatatattaatataagtttatctaatgaagtttttggagtcaaATAGTTTTGAGTATCTTAATTTAATTCTCtccttcttaggacgtcaccgatcctttacAAGGTAAATTTCccacttccaatgcatacaatATATGCACCTTAGCACACCTGAAAACCTCTTGCCTCTCCCACTTCAAGTAACCTAGCATTATCAAAACTATTTGGAGATCTCAGGTACTCATCTCCAAATATTTCCACAACAGCTTGTACAAACCTTTTAAAACTCTCTGTAGCAGTACTTTCTTCATTTCGAATAAATTCATCTGTAGCATCCATTGGTACTTCATAAGTTAGCATGCGAAATGCAACATtaatcttctgcaaaggagGTAACTCAAGAACCGAGCGCTATTTCTTTTCTGCACGAAATCGCTGTCGTGCTCTACTACAAATTGCATTATATGAAGAAATAGAGAACAAGTCATTCTAAATATGcgcaataataataataaaatatgatgggAGGATAAAAAATAAGGGCGGACGAAAATATATTCACTGATTACAAACCTACGTTGAAAGATAGTCGGGTCGTAGGTGGGAGCCTCTAAAAAATAGTCTTGGTATAGTCTCATATGTCCAGCTTCTCTACCACGATAAATTACTCGATGTCCTAGATCAGAACCATCATACCATCGAGCATTCAAGCGCTGATCTTCATTATGTACTTAGAATGATGTAGTAACAATGAGTTCATCGTCATCGGATGAGGTCGACGACAGCTCTATGAGAATCTACTTGACAATATTGCAACGCCTCATTACGATGTTGGAGAGAAGACAAAGATGTGGGAGAGAACACAGAGAGAGCTGCAAGAGGAGACACAACTCAAAAATAGCAAATGAACTTACAtatatagattaaaaaaataaccgTAGAAAAAATAGCGGTCGGAAAAATAACCGTTGAAAAATAGTCGTTGAAAAAATATCCATTGAAAATATAACCGttaaaaaatatagttattacaaatatattattaGTTATAAAATACTATTAACAATTAAGAGAGAATACAGATAGTGGAATATAAATGTGTTATTGAAATGTTAAagtaatatataaaaaaaattatagatgataatttatataaaaatataaataatgtaCTATGAGGTAGATGATAGGTTGAAGTTACTCTAAGAAATGACAAACCAGGTACGACCGATTAGGCCCGTGAGCCTCGCACGGATACCTGTACAGCACTGCAGCACACTCGGCTGGTTACATCGCAGACAAGATGCAGCAGGGTGAGTGATAGCACCGCCCAACAAGGGCAAAACCGCAGAAGTCAGGGTGCCATGAAAGTTCTTGGTACGGCAAAAGCCGGCACAGCGCAGCGCGCCCTGCCAACGTAAGCTACACTCGGAAAAAGCCCCAGACATGACCAGGGTTAAAAAATCAACGGTAATAAAAAAAAGACCATCTCAGAAATCGAACGAtaatcaaatttaaattcaaaaaattaaaaaaaattaaaaaaaatctaaaaaactagatacaattctaagacttttgtgaaaaaaaaaattcaaaaataatatcgtttgcatcatattatatagggaagaagttttaaaaaaaatgaaaaaaattgaaatgtgcggctcaattattaactcatgttaagaaaaaaattaatatgaaaacacatttttttaaacatatcttaggaggatatttaaaattaatttcactttatttagagttttattaatttctctatgatttttacaaagttcataagcataaagtgaatatattaagaaacaatattgtaattaaatttttaatgtctactattatttttcctacgtaaattatagtataaatatactaataaaagtggtttcactaatttttgagtgtcatgaattagttatgaattaatctaatcGTAatacatttacataatcatgtatgttacaataactaatttatgagttcatgtatttttaaaagacatagtatcacgtaagaagactaacaaaattagtttcataatttttgattagcaaagagtaaactatgtatttaacttagtttaacaaatacattttctcacataaaattttaaacttttttatgagtataaatacttttatcatgtaaatcatgttaaaaaaaccaacaaaatttgtttcacttcatttgaagctcagatgaattagttattgattttacaagattcagataatttttaaatttttttgttaaacttcactgaaaatcgagaaaaccgagcggttaccgataatacgaaaaattcaaaaaaccacttgataaatcgtaaaaaccactcgataaccggtccaattcgaccggttaccgagcaaCTAAAATCGTAATTTTTTCCtcaatttttaaatttattcaaataaaatttatctgaaattttttaaaaatttatacgATTATCACGCGATTGGTAATCGTAATTTTTCGGTTATCACGCGATTGGTAATCGTAATTTTTGGGTTACCGCCCGAGCTTGTAAACCCTGGACATGACACATCTCTCTGCAAAGCAAATGCCGGTGGGGAATTTACAGGTCACCGACAGGGTCATCATCCTTCATCCAAGATGACTGACGGCTAGCACGCGTTGTGGCCACTGTGCAAGAGCTTTAGCTGTTCGTTTTACCACTACAAAATTGCACACTCTGAACAGAGGTGTCCTTGTTTGACCTTTCAGGTACGCTTATACCTCAAGATAAACACAAGAGGAACCTTTGTCCCAGAAATGTACAATTTTGTCGTTGTAAAAGTCACAACTATTGAACTGTAAGCGCAGTGGCTGAAACGTCTGCCAAGCACCGGAGGAAATCACAAGATCATATCGTTTCTACCTTTTCTCTGAAACAAAGGACAACTAAACTAAATTCAGAACAggagaaactaagttaaaataaaaaataagaatggCGGCGCCTCAGCCCATCGCCTTCTCCTCGGAAAACCTGGGGAGCTGGACGAGCGAGTTCACCCTCGTCACTCCGTCGAGGCCTGACCAATTTTGATCGTGGGCTGCACCGGCGATCATTGTATCCGCCGCTCCTGCCAAAGCCTTCTCTTGAGCGCTCCCGGCAACCGTCCTGACGGTGAAATTCCGAGTTAACGTTGGCTCCTGATCCTGCGCTTCATGTGGGTCTGCGACTGAAGCCTCGTCGAGGCTGATGTTGTCCATCGATGCTGTGGAGTCACGCTCATGGTCCATTTTGCCATCCAAATACAAGCAAACCACTGCACAATCATCGATCTTTGATGTTGGATACTTGGTTTTCCATTCACGGTTAGCTGCCTCGACGAGGGATTTGGCTGCCTTTGATCGGCTTGGGGACGACAACACTATGTCAACAGCCTCTTGGTTGCTAAGGACATCCCACACCTGCATGATTTGCATTAGCATTAGATTTACAGAAGTAAAAATCTGCTAAGTGGTGCATGCTGTATGACTTCGTTAAGTACGACTATATTCAAACAAGAGAAATGAGCCAAACAAGAGAAGACGGAAGGACAAATGGAAAGATTCTAAAATGCATCCGTAAGCACACTGAGAACAATATTCTCTTGCTGATTCCACACGAATgctattcaactttttttttaaaaaaaaaagatgccaAAGGGGGCAAAGGAAGCATGCTTTGCAATAAGCAACAATTGCAAAAGGCGAAAGCAATTACGCAGACAGTGACCGAAATTATGGACCCAACTAGTTGCCCATTAAAGAATATTTCAAGTGATAGACAAGTCCATTACATAGGGCAAAATAAACAATTCTTCTACACCAACTACAATAATTTCAACAAAGGGTTCAAAGTTGAACTAAGACAAAATCTCTCTTTTGGTAGTATACCTTGTTTACTATAGTGCACCATTTGTGCATTAATGTGAAGGGCAAATAAGTGTGTGTGTGACTGTGTGTATGGATCAAAAGGAGAACTTTAAAACTGCGAAATACCAATAAACTGTTTCCTCAGAAAACAGCACACCATGTTGAGTACTTGAGTGCATAACATGCAAAGCAGTCTTTCAATTGACAACAAAATGTAAACACAGGTTCGTATACAACACAAAGTGAATGCGTTTTAGTTGTCAGTTGAAGTACCCAGTCCATGCAAAAAAGCCAATATATCAACCGTAAAGTAAACTTTCTGTGCAGAGACAACACCACCTGATGAGATATGAGATACTAGCATTTGAATAAAATGAGTGGTATAGCCAATATTTCACCCATTGGTTTTGATGGGTCGGTACACTTTATAGCAGTGACAGACTGGCATTTGTGATAATACACTGTCGTTCTTAAGATGCCAAGATCATTCAGGGTTACGCTAGCTCCAAAAAAATAAGTACATCTGGACCTTAATTAGGCTGAACCAAATCACAGTGAGTAGATATGCATCAAGGCAAATTATCAATCTTTCAGTGACTGCCAAATGTAAAAGTCAGTCCATTACAAAATTTCATAAGTTTACTTGAAACCATTCTATCAGGGGCATGGACCATCTAAATTTCAATAGGAATCAACAGTAATGAGAtgcatagaccattaacaaaGATGTAAGTTTCTGACAATGAGAAATTTAGTTCTATCCAACCGCAATGAATAGTCTCTATGCCACCGGCTCAATGTTTCTAGCGTTCAAGTTGGAAGGTGGACATGATCTCATAAAAACGATTAAAGCAATAGGTCGTGTCAAGTTGAACTTAAGATTTAACAGTTAAAGTACAGCCGATAACAACAGGTGGTGACGATGCAGCGAAGAAGGGTGTTAAGCTGGCGAATCATTATCTATGCAGCAGGCAGGAAAGGGACGGATGGTGGAAATTATTATTCTTTCACCTGCCATGATGACAGTTTATCAACCAACCCCCAAAACTGTAacattttgaattcaaaagactGGATCACTCGTAAGTATGATCATGAATTCTCTTTTAGCTTCAATGGAATGCACGAGACATCCTGGATGCCGAAGGCCCACCATGTGCAGCTACTTAGATCACGAATGCGAAAGTGCGACAGATTGACATTACATTGCAACTAATCATGTTCTGATGAAAAAGATAGGGGTGAGATTTTGTTGGGACAGAGATATTATCAAAACTGTATCTTTGCAAGCGCAAATAACGCACCAAAACAGAGAAGAATGAAAGAAAGTGCTGGACAGAGAAAAATTACCCCATCCGATGCAAGGATGACGAACTGGTCCTTCTCTGTGAGAGACCAGTGGAAGAACTCGGGCACGGAGATGACACCGTAATCCTTGAGGCAGAAGTCCCCAAACGCCCGTGCCATTGCCAGGCCCGGCGCGTCGTCGAACGGTAGCCAGACCCGCGGCACCTCCGGCTCGTCCTGCAGGGCGAACACCCTGCCCCTGCACTTCTTGATCCGTTCTGCCTCGCCTGACATCACAACGAGAGCCATTAACACACAAAATTCCTAAAACCGAACCACATGAATGAAGCTGATTTAACGGTGGAGAATATAGTGGCGTACTTGGGACATCGGGTTTGAGGTCAACGGTGAGCTGCACGGCCACCATggcgccgccggcgccgtccCTCGAGCCGAGCACGGCGCGTGAGTCCCCAATGTTGGCCATGTAGAGATCCGAGCCCTGCGTGCAGAAACCGCTCGTGAGTGTACGCATACATCCAACATAGATGATTTGACATTTGTGCCTGCGAGAAAGGAAGATGGGTGAAGGAACAATAGATGTATGTCATGCCCAGCGGCACGTACGAGCTTGAGGACGGTGACGGCGGTGCTGCCGCTGCAGAAGCAGTCGAGGGTGGCGTGGGAGCGGAGGTCCTTGTCCATGGCCTTGTAGGCGCGCGCGAAGGCCTTCCTCCACGCGGCGGCCGGCATGTCCAGCCCGGCCTTGGACGCGCGCACAGCAGACATGAGCCTCAGCGGCAGCGTGTCGCGGACCCTGCGCGCCACCAGGTGGCCGTGCGGCCCATGCCCGTCGAACACCCCGCACAGCacgccgtcctcctccccgccgaATCCCTGCCACGGCGATAGCTCACCATTACCATTACCAACGGTGGAATAAATCGGCGAGAACCCAAAAGGATTGCGTTGGGAGAGAAAGgatagagaaagggagagcgATTCGGTGGCTTACATCCCAGACGAGCATGGCGTCCTGGTTGATCCCCTTGCGCCCCTGCTGCGTGAACACGGCGGCGGTGCGGCTGCGGCCGTCGTTGGAGAAGATCCGGCCGGGGACCGCCCCCAGCTGCTCCTCCCGCGGAGCCTtccacctcctcccccgccTCCTCCCGTCCTCCCCTCCCGCACCCGCCGCCGTCAACGTCGTGCCGCCGCTTGCCACGCAGTTCCCCATCGAtcacgccgccgcctcctcctcctcctcctccaatgtCACGCAAGCCGGGCAACAACACCCGCACGGAAACCAAGCGAACCAACGATGCCGCCGCGTGCAGGGGGGTGGGGGGAGGATAGAGGATTCTCTCTCAGGTGCCGAGTGGAGAGAACAGGAATCGCAGATGCAGCGCTCAACGCAACGCGAAAAGAAAGTCAAGGTGGTTGGGTCCCTGGATTAGGAGGTGAGAACGGAGGAGAGAGGCGAGTTATTTATCGCGGCCGCGGGCGGGGCAGCGGCACGGCAGTGACGCACGCACGCAGATGCAGTGAGACGGACAGCTCCGAGTCACGGAGAGGCTGAGGGCCTGAGGCGCTCGTCCCTCTGCTCTCGGGAATGGCGTGGTTGTTGCGGTCCGGTCGTCCGGGGATTAACTATGCGGTGGGCTAGGAGCGACTTGTTTACTGAAGGATCAGGATGAAGATCCGGTTTGTTTCTGTTTATTAGTAGCTTTTATTTCTTAAAAAGTTGATAAATTgataagctaaaataaatatcaaatttATCAGTAGCTTTTGCTACTAAAGGATCAGGATGAAGATCcggtttgttttttttattagtaGCTTTTATTTCTTAAAAAGTTGATAAATTgataagctaaaataaatattaaatttattGTTGACTTATGACTTTTTTATAAACTAGTTTcggataaaataaattaaaagttgaTAAGTTGTTTGAGATTAGTTTTGTTAAAAGTTGGTGTGTCGAGGGTTTAAAATTAAGCTCAAAAGTTAActgtttttctcaaaagttataaatactccctctggttgcaaatatatgttgttttagtattctcaactattctctaaatataagttattctcgaacttctatgcatttttttttctcttttattcatgtcttacccttgtttaataaatactgtCACTCTAAAAAATGAATGAGATAttttttccaatgcagaataaatgaaggacaacaaggtcatttgatctactttcttaattttttataattctaAAATGACCTATATTTATAATCAGAGTGAGcagtttttttagataaataactttttagaaaaaatctataaattttAATGGTGCCAAACGGACGTAGTAGGTCGCTGCCGGGTCGCCCACTGCGAGGCATAAACAAGCGGCGAGCAGGGGCGACCGCCGACCGGGTCGCCAGGGTACGTACGTGGCGGCAACGGTCAGAGCGGGGGAGGTGTCCAACGGACGACGCTGATCTTGGTCGCTCAGTTTGAAGTGAAGTGACTGCAGTTTCAAGTAAAGGCCCATTGAGAACATGAAAATTTTAGTGCTAGATTTCTGTAGGAAGTGTGTCGTTCCACATGAATTTTTACAAAGCCTAGAGCTTCGACCCGACGGCGCGGATCAGAGAAAAGCACGGTAGCCCCGGTGCCATTTTCTGAACGAAGGAAGTAACGTATCTGAATCCAAAAGGGGATGCTAATGCTGGAGCACTACTCTCCAAGTCTCCAAGCGGGCAAAGGAGTCTTGTACTGCAAGATTTTAAAAAGCGGGCAACCAAGTCCGACGCCCTATGGAAAGGCGTGAGCCGGCGCGTCAGCGCGTGCGCACGGAGGTCGCGAGGCTCGTTCGTTTCCGGCTTTCTGCGCGCCGCGCAGGCCGCAGCGCGCTGCAAGGATCTTTCCGCATTAGCACCGGCTCTTTTTGGTGGGGCTACGGCCtatttagtttaattttttactactcagaaataaaaaaaaattgagattaatagtttgtttatgaaaataacTTCTAATAAGCAAAAGctattgttattattattaaGAAGTCAGAAGCTGATTGAAAGAGTTATTGTAGCTTCTAAGAGATAATACTCTGAgtgtattatatatattatgtattttATTCGACAAATCAAGTTGAGATGTACTTTATTTTATCGTTtatgatgagttattgataatGCGTAATTTTGGTTGAGTGTCTATCTGACTACAAATTCATAATTATGTATGCAATGATTGatcttgtctaaccaaagtAGCAAAGAATTGAAGATTATATCATTGTCTTGGTGCAGAAagtttacactcaccggatagtccggtgtgtggcAGTTGTGCACATCGGAGTGTTTTTAGCGCAGAGGCAGAGAACAATTCATTCACCAAAATGTCCGGTGTGAGTGAGaatgagcaccggactaattcttgcagataAGGATTTTTAGCTCTAAATTTGGAGAGagtgtcggatggtccggtgttggcaatggatgtacaccggactaattttccACAAGGGCTGAAATGTGTGTACCAAAAGCTATTGTGCTCGGATGGTACGGTGTTGGCAGTGTGAGCATCGGAAGTggtcaccggactaatttttctagagtgGAATTCAAACCAGGCTCCAGTagaattgtactcaccggatggtctggtgttgcaCTGATGTGAACgctagaccatctggtgttcatatttttgttacatcTGATCTTTTTGAACTtaattttgatttggactaataCGTGATGATATTATGTGGttttggagatgcatgtttactTGTCTAATGATGTGCAGGTGCTGGATGCAATTTGGCAGTCGACGGCGGGTGTCGAGGCCAAACTGAGTGCTTAGTGTCGAACGATCAAGTAGGTCGGGTggaatcaagggtgatcctagtagTATACATGGatgtcaagcaaaacatgaggTGAAGGATGGAGATGGTGTATTGATAAAGTTaaacgaaggggatgccgatgcaagtgacaaggcgccTCGAgagatcgagagcgggagagacttaccggcgatCAAaatcgtaagacggagtacacatgtcaACATCCCAAGACTtacttgaggtcaaagcaagcagctgtgAGTCACGTCTTGAGAAGCGTGCCAGTCAATTTCCCGTTTTGACCACAAAACCGTGGGcagatggagtgcacgtggcatcatcgcgaagcttgcgtcgagacgaagctaagacGTGAAGGGACCACgatcgttcgatggatggaggagaaaactGACCAAAATACCCCGATAGTAGATAGGAATGTACcacaagagaggagtattttgggaaaaaactagaaaacttaggggtcaaattttctaggcctataaatatagaTGTAGGGCTATAGAAGAGGAGGAACCAGCTATTTGAGCCCCTTGCCACCCATATGAAAGCATTATGATAGTGTTTTAGTAGAGAGGATGATGAGTGCTTACCCTATGTAATAAGTGAGAGTTTTGAAACAAAAATCTTTGTACTTCGCCTAAAATAGGATGACCAccttgagtaatgaagtttattttgttgcaTGTACTTGAATTCCTCTTCTTCTAGATTCCCTCTCCTGGTtctcttgccttgtgtgcaagtttttcttttccggttttgattttcgtttttgtttttagGATGAAATTTCAGCACATTG from Phragmites australis chromosome 14, lpPhrAust1.1, whole genome shotgun sequence includes these protein-coding regions:
- the LOC133890911 gene encoding probable protein phosphatase 2C 64, yielding MGNCVASGGTTLTAAGAGGEDGRRRGRRWKAPREEQLGAVPGRIFSNDGRSRTAAVFTQQGRKGINQDAMLVWDGFGGEEDGVLCGVFDGHGPHGHLVARRVRDTLPLRLMSAVRASKAGLDMPAAAWRKAFARAYKAMDKDLRSHATLDCFCSGSTAVTVLKLGSDLYMANIGDSRAVLGSRDGAGGAMVAVQLTVDLKPDVPSEAERIKKCRGRVFALQDEPEVPRVWLPFDDAPGLAMARAFGDFCLKDYGVISVPEFFHWSLTEKDQFVILASDGVWDVLSNQEAVDIVLSSPSRSKAAKSLVEAANREWKTKYPTSKIDDCAVVCLYLDGKMDHERDSTASMDNISLDEASVADPHEAQDQEPTLTRNFTVRTVAGSAQEKALAGAADTMIAGAAHDQNWSGLDGVTRVNSLVQLPRFSEEKAMG